In a genomic window of Streptomyces sp. SJL17-4:
- a CDS encoding LacI family DNA-binding transcriptional regulator translates to MQTPEPLGGTRPTSRDVARTAGVSQATVSLVLGDKWRGRVSERTAEAVRGAARELGYRPNLAARNLRLGRTRTAMLVVPALTNEFFAHVYTGAAAAAARHGFGVVLYPSPDGLGPARDPFASAQAALDGVIASSMATGALEAFRDTDLPLVMLDSDPAGPGAAAHVNLDVADGMRLVTDHLLGLGHRSFLHLASAAPSWTFDVRAATLAHALRGTEVRTTRSPLNVADAWEVAGRALAAPGPRPTAVICDDDILAVGVCKAARRLGLRVPGDLSVTGFDDMALATVVDPELTTVRLPAEEFGRRGMEALLAVLAGERPRPDTLPVSLVPRGSSGPAPAA, encoded by the coding sequence GTGCAGACCCCGGAGCCGCTCGGCGGCACCCGCCCCACCAGCCGGGACGTCGCCCGGACCGCGGGCGTCTCCCAGGCCACCGTCTCCCTCGTCCTCGGCGACAAATGGCGCGGCCGGGTGTCGGAACGCACCGCCGAGGCGGTGCGCGGGGCCGCGCGGGAGCTCGGCTACCGGCCCAACCTGGCCGCCCGCAACCTGCGCCTCGGCCGCACCCGCACCGCCATGCTCGTCGTCCCGGCCCTCACCAACGAGTTCTTCGCGCACGTCTACACGGGAGCGGCCGCCGCGGCGGCCCGGCACGGCTTCGGCGTGGTCCTCTACCCCTCCCCCGACGGCCTGGGACCCGCGCGGGACCCCTTCGCCTCGGCGCAGGCCGCCCTCGATGGGGTGATCGCCTCCTCGATGGCGACCGGCGCCCTGGAGGCCTTCCGGGACACCGACCTCCCGCTCGTCATGCTCGACAGCGACCCGGCCGGCCCCGGGGCCGCCGCCCATGTGAACCTCGACGTGGCCGACGGCATGCGTCTCGTGACCGACCACCTGCTCGGCCTCGGCCACCGCAGCTTCCTGCACCTGGCCTCCGCGGCCCCGTCCTGGACCTTCGACGTGCGGGCCGCCACCCTCGCCCACGCCCTGCGCGGCACGGAGGTGCGGACCACGCGGTCGCCGCTGAACGTCGCGGACGCGTGGGAGGTCGCGGGCCGGGCCCTCGCCGCCCCCGGGCCCCGTCCCACGGCGGTGATCTGCGACGACGACATCCTCGCGGTCGGCGTCTGCAAAGCCGCGCGCCGGCTCGGACTGCGGGTCCCCGGGGACCTGTCGGTGACCGGCTTCGACGACATGGCCCTGGCGACGGTGGTCGATCCGGAACTCACCACCGTGCGGCTGCCCGCCGAGGAGTTCGGCCGGCGGGGCATGGAGGCCCTCCTCGCCGTCCTCGCGGGCGAACGGCCCCGGCCGGACACCCTTCCCGTCTCCCTGGTCCCCCGGGGCTCCTCGGGGCCCGCACCGGCCGCCTGA
- the prcA gene encoding proteasome subunit alpha, translated as MSTPFYVSPQQAMADRAEYARKGIARGRSLVVLQYTDGIVFVGENPSRALHKFSEIYDRIGFAAAGKYNEYENLRIGGVRYADLRGYTYDRDDVTARGLANVYAQTLGTIFSSAGEKPYEVELVVAEVGTEPSGDQIYRLPHDGSIVDEHGSVAVGGNAEQIGSFLDQRHRDGMSLAEALRLAVQALSRDTNGSEREIPAERLEVAVLDRTRPQQRKFKRIVGRQLSRLLEADNAAVTKTDEPSDEAPEE; from the coding sequence GTGTCCACTCCGTTCTACGTCTCACCCCAGCAGGCCATGGCCGACCGGGCGGAGTACGCCCGCAAGGGCATCGCCCGAGGCCGCAGTCTTGTCGTCCTCCAGTACACCGACGGGATCGTCTTCGTCGGTGAGAACCCGTCCCGCGCACTGCACAAGTTCAGCGAGATCTACGACCGGATCGGCTTCGCGGCCGCCGGCAAGTACAACGAGTACGAGAACCTCCGCATCGGCGGTGTGCGCTACGCCGACCTGCGGGGCTACACCTACGACCGGGACGACGTCACCGCGCGCGGCCTGGCCAACGTCTACGCCCAGACGCTCGGCACGATCTTCTCCAGCGCGGGGGAGAAGCCGTACGAGGTGGAGCTCGTCGTCGCCGAGGTCGGCACCGAGCCGTCGGGCGACCAGATCTACCGGCTGCCGCACGACGGCTCGATCGTGGACGAGCACGGCTCGGTCGCGGTCGGCGGGAACGCCGAGCAGATCGGCTCCTTCCTGGACCAGCGGCACCGGGACGGCATGTCCCTGGCCGAGGCCCTGAGGCTGGCCGTGCAGGCGCTCTCGCGGGACACCAACGGCAGCGAGCGGGAGATCCCCGCGGAGCGCCTGGAGGTGGCGGTCCTGGACCGTACGCGGCCGCAGCAGCGCAAGTTCAAGCGGATCGTCGGCCGTCAGCTGTCACGCCTCCTGGAGGCGGACAACGCGGCGGTGACGAAGACGGACGAGCCCTCGGACGAGGCTCCCGAGGAGTAG
- a CDS encoding tRNA (adenine-N1)-methyltransferase, whose amino-acid sequence MSEPTGAARRRGPFKVGDQVQLTDPKGRHYTFTLEEGKNFHTHKGSFPHDELIGAPEGSVVRTTGNVAYLALRPLLPDYVLSMPRGAAVVYPKDAGQILAFADIFPGARVVEAGVGSGSLSSFLLRAIGDSGMLHSYERREDFAEIAKGNVERYFGGPHPAWQLTVGDLQDNLSDTDVDRVILDMLAPWECLEAVSKALVPGGILCCYVATTTQLARTVESIREFGCYAEPQPWESMIRNWHVEGLAVRPDHRMIGHTGFLVTARRLADGVEPPMRRRRPAKGAYGEDYEGPNKG is encoded by the coding sequence ATGTCCGAACCGACCGGTGCCGCCCGCCGACGCGGGCCCTTCAAGGTCGGGGACCAGGTTCAGCTGACCGACCCCAAGGGCCGTCACTACACGTTCACGCTCGAAGAGGGAAAGAACTTCCACACCCACAAGGGTTCTTTCCCGCACGACGAACTGATCGGCGCCCCCGAGGGCAGCGTTGTCCGCACCACCGGAAACGTCGCCTACCTCGCGCTGCGCCCCCTGCTCCCCGACTACGTCCTGTCCATGCCCCGCGGCGCCGCCGTGGTCTACCCCAAGGACGCGGGGCAGATCCTGGCCTTCGCCGACATCTTCCCCGGCGCCCGCGTCGTGGAAGCGGGAGTGGGCTCGGGCTCGCTGAGCAGCTTCCTCCTGCGCGCCATCGGAGACAGCGGCATGCTGCACTCCTACGAGCGCCGCGAGGACTTCGCCGAGATCGCGAAGGGCAACGTCGAACGCTACTTCGGCGGCCCCCACCCCGCGTGGCAGCTGACCGTCGGCGACCTCCAGGACAACCTGTCCGACACCGACGTCGACCGCGTCATCCTGGACATGCTCGCCCCCTGGGAGTGCCTGGAGGCCGTCTCCAAGGCGCTCGTCCCCGGCGGCATCCTCTGCTGCTACGTGGCGACCACCACCCAGCTCGCCCGCACCGTGGAATCCATCCGCGAGTTCGGCTGCTACGCCGAGCCGCAGCCCTGGGAGTCCATGATCCGCAACTGGCACGTCGAGGGCCTCGCCGTCCGCCCCGATCACCGCATGATCGGCCACACCGGCTTCCTCGTCACCGCCCGCCGCCTCGCGGACGGCGTCGAGCCCCCGATGCGCCGCCGCCGCCCCGCCAAGGGCGCCTACGGCGAGGACTACGAAGGCCCCAACAAGGGCTGA
- the prcB gene encoding proteasome subunit beta, with product MEANPRSTGRLPAAFLTPGSSSFLDFLADHSPEMLPGGRKLPDGVVEAPHGTTIVAATFPGGVVLAGDRRATMGNMIAQRDIEKVFPADEYSAVGIAGTAGLAVEMVKLFQLELEHFEKVEGVTLSLEGKANRLSTMIRGNLGMAMQGLAVVPLFAGWDEGKEKGRIFSYDVTGGRSEEHGYAATGSGSIFARGSMKKLYRADLTEQQATTLVVQALYDAADDDSATGGPDMARRIFPIVTVITDEGYRRLTEDESSALARSVTERRLEEPDGPRAALL from the coding sequence GTGGAAGCCAACCCTCGTAGCACCGGGCGTCTGCCGGCGGCCTTCCTGACGCCGGGCTCGTCCTCTTTCCTCGACTTCCTGGCGGACCACTCGCCGGAGATGCTGCCGGGCGGGCGGAAGCTGCCCGACGGGGTCGTCGAGGCCCCGCACGGGACGACCATCGTGGCGGCCACGTTCCCCGGCGGGGTCGTGCTCGCCGGTGACCGGCGGGCCACCATGGGCAACATGATCGCGCAGCGGGACATCGAGAAGGTCTTCCCTGCCGACGAGTACTCCGCCGTCGGCATCGCCGGCACCGCCGGTCTCGCCGTGGAGATGGTCAAGCTGTTCCAGCTGGAGCTGGAGCACTTCGAGAAGGTGGAGGGCGTCACGCTCTCCCTGGAGGGCAAGGCGAACCGCCTCTCCACCATGATCCGGGGCAACCTCGGCATGGCCATGCAGGGACTCGCCGTCGTGCCGCTCTTCGCGGGCTGGGACGAGGGCAAGGAGAAGGGCCGGATCTTCTCCTACGACGTGACCGGCGGCCGCTCCGAGGAGCACGGGTACGCCGCCACCGGCTCCGGTTCGATCTTCGCGCGCGGCTCGATGAAGAAGCTCTACCGTGCCGACCTGACCGAGCAGCAGGCCACCACGCTGGTCGTGCAGGCGCTCTACGACGCGGCGGACGACGACTCGGCGACCGGGGGTCCGGACATGGCGCGCCGGATCTTCCCGATCGTCACGGTCATCACGGACGAGGGCTACCGCAGGCTCACGGAGGACGAGTCCTCCGCGCTGGCCCGGTCGGTCACCGAGCGGCGCCTCGAGGAGCCCGACGGGCCCCGCGCCGCCCTGCTCTGA
- the arc gene encoding proteasome ATPase, whose protein sequence is MAAHDDDINRGIRPGRGSEDPAGQVAYLEQEIAVLRRKLADSPRHTRILEERIVELQTSLAGVSAQNERLANTLREARDQIVALKEEVDRLAQPPAGFGVFLQANEDGTCDIFTGGRKLRVNVSPSIELEELKRGQEVMLNEALNVVEAMEFERAGDIVTLKEILEDGERALVVGHTDEERVVRLAEPLLDVTIRAGDALLLDSRSGYVYEVVPKSEVEELVLEEVPDVDYTKIGGLGNQIELIRDAVELPYLYPDLFKEHELRPPKGILLYGPPGCGKTLIAKAVANSLAKKVAEVTGQPAGKSYFLNIKGPELLNKYVGETERHIRLVFQRAREKASEGTPVIVFFDEMESLFRTRGSGVSSDVENTIVPQLLAEIDGVEGLENVIVIGASNREDMIDPAILRPGRLDVKIKIERPDAEAAKDIFAKYLTATLPLHSDDISEHSGSKAAAAHGMIQSVVEQMYAESEENRFLEVTYANGDKEVLYFKDFNSGAMIQNIVDRAKKMAIKAFLDHNQKGIRVSHLLQACVDEFKENEDLPNTTNPDDWARISGKKGERIVFIRTLVTGKQGADTGRSIDTVANTGQYL, encoded by the coding sequence GTGGCAGCCCACGACGACGACATCAACCGCGGCATCCGGCCGGGGCGGGGGTCTGAAGACCCCGCCGGTCAGGTTGCCTATCTCGAGCAGGAAATCGCCGTCCTGCGCCGCAAGCTCGCCGACTCTCCGCGACACACGAGGATTCTCGAAGAGCGGATCGTCGAGCTGCAGACCAGCCTGGCCGGCGTGTCCGCGCAGAACGAACGACTGGCGAACACGCTCCGTGAGGCCCGCGACCAGATCGTGGCCCTCAAGGAGGAAGTCGACCGGCTCGCGCAGCCGCCGGCCGGCTTCGGTGTCTTCCTGCAGGCCAACGAGGACGGTACGTGCGACATCTTCACCGGGGGCCGCAAGCTCCGGGTGAACGTCAGCCCGAGCATCGAGCTCGAAGAGCTCAAGCGCGGCCAGGAAGTCATGCTCAACGAAGCGCTCAACGTGGTCGAGGCCATGGAGTTCGAGCGCGCCGGGGACATCGTCACCCTCAAGGAGATCCTCGAGGACGGCGAGCGCGCCCTGGTGGTCGGGCACACCGACGAGGAGCGGGTGGTGAGGCTCGCCGAGCCTCTGCTGGACGTCACCATCCGCGCCGGCGACGCCCTGCTGCTCGACTCCAGGTCCGGCTACGTGTACGAGGTGGTCCCCAAGAGCGAGGTCGAAGAGCTCGTTCTGGAAGAGGTCCCGGACGTCGACTACACCAAGATCGGCGGCCTGGGCAACCAGATCGAGCTGATCCGGGACGCGGTCGAGCTCCCCTACCTCTACCCGGACCTCTTCAAGGAGCACGAACTGCGGCCGCCCAAGGGCATCCTGCTCTACGGCCCGCCCGGCTGCGGCAAGACGCTGATCGCGAAGGCCGTGGCCAACTCCCTGGCCAAGAAGGTCGCCGAGGTGACCGGACAGCCCGCGGGGAAGTCCTACTTCCTCAACATCAAGGGCCCCGAACTCCTCAACAAGTACGTCGGTGAGACCGAGCGGCACATCCGCCTCGTCTTCCAGCGTGCCCGGGAGAAGGCGAGCGAGGGCACCCCCGTCATCGTCTTCTTCGACGAGATGGAATCCCTCTTCCGCACCCGCGGCTCCGGTGTCAGCTCGGACGTGGAGAACACCATCGTCCCCCAGCTGCTCGCCGAGATCGACGGTGTGGAGGGCCTGGAGAACGTCATCGTCATCGGCGCCTCCAACCGCGAGGACATGATCGACCCCGCGATCCTGCGACCCGGCCGGCTCGACGTCAAGATCAAGATCGAGCGCCCGGACGCCGAGGCCGCGAAGGACATCTTCGCGAAGTACCTCACCGCCACCCTGCCGCTCCACTCGGACGACATCTCCGAGCACAGTGGCTCCAAGGCCGCCGCCGCCCACGGAATGATCCAGTCCGTGGTCGAGCAGATGTACGCCGAATCCGAGGAGAACCGCTTCCTCGAAGTCACGTACGCCAACGGCGACAAGGAAGTCCTCTACTTCAAGGACTTCAACTCCGGCGCGATGATCCAGAACATCGTCGACCGGGCCAAGAAGATGGCCATCAAGGCCTTCCTCGACCACAACCAGAAGGGCATCCGGGTCTCCCACCTCCTCCAGGCGTGCGTGGACGAGTTCAAGGAGAACGAGGACCTGCCCAACACCACCAACCCCGACGACTGGGCCCGAATCTCCGGGAAGAAGGGCGAGCGGATCGTGTTCATCCGCACCCTCGTCACCGGAAAGCAGGGCGCGGACACCGGGCGCTCCATCGACACGGTGGCCAATACCGGTCAGTACCTGTAA
- a CDS encoding ferredoxin, translated as MTVQHEAPSTGAAEALEVWIDQDLCTGDGICAQYAPEVFELDIDGLAYVKSADDELLQDTGATTPVPLTLLQDVVDSAKECPGDCIHVRRVTDKVEVYGPDAE; from the coding sequence ATGACCGTGCAGCACGAGGCTCCGTCCACGGGCGCCGCAGAGGCGCTGGAGGTCTGGATCGACCAGGACCTGTGCACCGGGGACGGGATCTGCGCGCAGTACGCTCCCGAGGTCTTCGAGCTGGACATCGACGGGCTCGCTTATGTGAAGAGCGCCGACGACGAGCTGCTCCAGGACACCGGTGCCACGACGCCGGTCCCGCTGACGCTGCTCCAGGACGTGGTGGACTCCGCGAAGGAGTGCCCGGGCGACTGCATCCATGTGCGCCGGGTCACGGACAAGGTCGAGGTGTACGGCCCCGACGCGGAGTGA
- a CDS encoding MFS transporter: MATEAPARGGYLDILRAPHAARLLAGTLVGRLPNGVGPIAITLFVRDQGGSYTLAGGLIAAYGVATAIGQPLLGRAVDLKGQPRVQLPAAVLSALGMALLALTGTGHLGLAYAAVVVAGLFTPPLEGGLRALWPSVLGREDRVHRAYAMDAVAQEVMFTVGPLLLTLLVSLWSPAAALLVINLLGVLGALAVVLSEPSRTWRSAPREAHWLGALRSPGLLALLGSFFFVGLALGSITVAAVAYADDRGTPSVYGWLMAALGLGALLGGVTYGARQWSGAPERRLRVLVLLLAVCYLPLVLTPGPVAMAGLAALAGVFLAPVLACAFIVVDRHAPRGTVTEAFSWLVTTFGVGSALGSAVAGPAVELAGTVAGFAVAGAGGLIALLVLLVTGRVLQVPEAPETPGAEPRHAVGAGAPTSVHTEKNTH, from the coding sequence ATGGCCACCGAGGCCCCGGCGCGAGGCGGCTATCTCGACATACTCCGGGCGCCGCACGCGGCCCGGCTGCTCGCCGGCACCCTCGTGGGGCGCCTGCCCAACGGCGTCGGCCCCATCGCCATCACCCTCTTCGTCCGCGACCAGGGCGGCAGCTACACCCTCGCCGGCGGCCTCATCGCCGCCTACGGCGTCGCCACCGCCATCGGCCAGCCCCTCCTCGGCCGCGCCGTCGACCTCAAGGGCCAGCCCCGCGTCCAGCTGCCCGCCGCGGTCCTCTCCGCCCTCGGCATGGCCCTGCTCGCCCTCACCGGCACCGGCCACCTCGGCCTCGCCTACGCGGCCGTCGTCGTCGCCGGGCTCTTCACACCGCCCCTGGAGGGCGGGCTGCGGGCCCTGTGGCCGAGCGTCCTCGGCCGCGAGGACCGGGTCCACCGCGCGTACGCCATGGACGCGGTCGCACAGGAGGTCATGTTCACCGTCGGCCCGCTGCTGCTGACCCTCCTGGTCTCCCTCTGGTCGCCCGCCGCCGCGCTCCTCGTCATCAACCTCCTCGGCGTCCTCGGCGCCCTCGCCGTCGTCCTCTCAGAGCCCTCCCGCACCTGGCGCTCCGCGCCCCGGGAGGCCCACTGGCTGGGCGCCCTGCGCTCCCCGGGCCTCCTCGCGCTCCTCGGGTCGTTCTTCTTCGTCGGCCTCGCGCTCGGCTCCATCACCGTCGCCGCCGTCGCCTACGCCGACGACCGGGGCACCCCGTCCGTCTACGGCTGGCTGATGGCCGCGCTGGGCCTCGGCGCACTCCTCGGCGGTGTCACCTACGGCGCCCGGCAGTGGTCCGGAGCCCCCGAACGGCGACTGCGCGTCCTCGTGCTCCTCCTCGCCGTCTGCTACCTGCCGCTGGTGCTCACCCCCGGTCCGGTCGCCATGGCCGGTCTCGCGGCCCTCGCCGGTGTCTTCCTGGCGCCCGTCCTCGCCTGCGCGTTCATCGTCGTGGACCGGCACGCGCCGCGGGGCACGGTCACCGAGGCCTTCTCCTGGCTCGTCACCACCTTCGGCGTCGGTTCGGCCCTCGGCTCCGCCGTGGCGGGCCCCGCCGTCGAACTCGCCGGGACCGTCGCCGGATTCGCCGTCGCTGGGGCGGGCGGCCTGATCGCCCTCCTCGTCCTGCTCGTCACCGGCCGTGTCCTCCAGGTGCCCGAGGCCCCCGAAACCCCCGGTGCCGAGCCGCGACACGCCGTCGGTGCGGGCGCCCCCACCTCCGTACACACGGAAAAGAACACGCACTGA
- the dop gene encoding depupylase/deamidase Dop — MTVRRVMGIETEYGISVPGHPNANAMLTSSQIVNAYAAAMHRARRARWDFEEENPLRDARGFDLAREAADSSQLTDEDIGLANVILTNGARLYVDHAHPEYSSPEVTNPLDAVLWDKAGERIMAEAAERAAQLPGAQPIHLYKNNTDNKGASYGTHENYLMKRETPFSDIVRHLTPFFVSRQVVTGAGRVGIGQDGRKNGFQISQRADYFEVEVGLETTLKRPIINTRDEPHADAERYRRLHVIIGDANLSEISTYLKLGTTALVLSMIEDGFITVDLAVDQPVRTLHQVSHDPTLQYLVTLRSGRTLTAVQLQMEYFELARKYVEERYGADADEQTKDVLIRWEDTLNRLENDPMSLAGELDWIAKRELMEGYRRRDKLDWDAARLHLVDLQYADVRPEKGLYNRLAARGRMKRLLDETEVERAETAPPEDTRAYFRGRCLEQYADDVAAASWDSVIFDLPGRDSLQRVPTLEPLRGTKAHVKSLLDRCRTAEELVRVLSGG, encoded by the coding sequence ATGACCGTACGGCGAGTAATGGGCATCGAGACGGAGTACGGGATCTCCGTCCCGGGACACCCGAACGCCAATGCCATGCTCACCTCGTCCCAGATCGTCAACGCCTACGCGGCGGCGATGCACCGGGCGCGCCGCGCCCGCTGGGACTTCGAGGAGGAGAACCCGCTGCGGGACGCCCGCGGCTTCGACCTCGCCCGCGAGGCCGCCGACTCCAGCCAGCTCACCGACGAGGACATCGGCCTGGCCAACGTGATCCTCACCAACGGGGCACGCCTCTACGTGGACCACGCCCACCCCGAGTACAGCTCGCCCGAGGTCACCAACCCGCTCGACGCCGTCCTCTGGGACAAGGCCGGCGAGCGGATCATGGCGGAGGCCGCCGAGCGCGCCGCCCAGCTCCCCGGGGCCCAGCCGATCCACCTCTACAAGAACAACACCGACAACAAGGGCGCCTCCTACGGCACGCACGAGAACTACCTGATGAAGCGGGAGACCCCCTTCTCGGACATCGTGCGCCACCTCACCCCCTTCTTCGTCTCCCGCCAGGTCGTGACCGGCGCGGGACGGGTCGGCATCGGCCAGGACGGCCGGAAGAACGGCTTCCAGATCAGCCAGCGCGCCGACTACTTCGAGGTCGAGGTCGGTCTGGAGACCACCCTCAAGCGGCCCATCATCAACACCCGGGACGAGCCGCACGCCGACGCCGAGAGGTACCGCCGCCTGCACGTGATCATCGGCGACGCGAACCTCTCGGAGATCTCCACCTACCTCAAACTGGGCACCACCGCCCTGGTCCTCTCCATGATCGAGGACGGGTTCATCACCGTCGACCTCGCCGTCGACCAGCCGGTGCGCACCCTCCACCAGGTCTCGCACGACCCGACCCTCCAGTACCTGGTCACGCTCCGCAGCGGCCGGACACTCACCGCGGTGCAGCTTCAGATGGAGTACTTCGAGCTGGCCAGGAAGTACGTGGAGGAGCGGTACGGGGCGGACGCCGACGAGCAGACCAAGGACGTCCTGATCCGCTGGGAGGACACGCTCAACCGGCTCGAGAACGACCCCATGAGCCTGGCCGGCGAGCTCGACTGGATCGCCAAGCGGGAGCTCATGGAGGGCTACCGGCGCCGGGACAAACTGGACTGGGACGCGGCCCGGCTGCACCTGGTGGACCTCCAGTACGCGGACGTACGCCCCGAGAAGGGCCTCTACAACCGTCTGGCGGCCCGCGGGCGCATGAAGCGGCTTCTGGACGAGACCGAGGTGGAGCGGGCCGAGACGGCGCCTCCGGAGGACACCAGGGCCTATTTCCGGGGCCGGTGCCTGGAGCAGTACGCCGACGACGTCGCGGCGGCCTCCTGGGACTCGGTGATCTTCGACCTGCCCGGCCGGGACTCGCTCCAGCGCGTGCCCACCCTGGAGCCGCTGCGGGGCACCAAAGCCCACGTGAAGTCGCTCCTGGACCGCTGCAGGACCGCCGAGGAACTGGTGCGGGTCCTGTCCGGCGGCTGA
- a CDS encoding ubiquitin-like protein Pup — MATKDTGGGQQKATRSTEEVEETTTEASSDLQERQEKLSDDVDSVLDEIDDVLEENAEDFVRSFVQKGGQ, encoded by the coding sequence ATGGCGACCAAGGACACCGGCGGCGGACAGCAGAAGGCGACGCGATCCACGGAGGAGGTCGAGGAGACCACCACGGAGGCGAGCTCCGACCTCCAGGAGCGCCAGGAGAAGCTGAGCGACGACGTGGACTCCGTCCTGGACGAGATCGACGACGTGCTCGAGGAAAATGCTGAGGACTTCGTTCGGTCATTTGTGCAAAAGGGCGGCCAGTAG
- the pafA gene encoding Pup--protein ligase, which translates to MDRRIFGLENEYGVTCTFRGQRRLSPDEVARYLFRRVVSWGRSSNVFLRNGARLYLDVGSHPEYATPECDNVTELVTHDKAGERILEGLLVDAERRLHEEGIAGDVYLFKNNTDSAGNSYGCHENYLVARHGEFSRLADILIPFLVTRQLICGAGKVLQTPRGAVFCVSQRAEHIWEGVSSATTRSRPIINTRDEPHADAERYRRLHVIVGDSNMSETTMLLKVGATDLVLRMIEAGTVMRDLTLENPIRAIREVSHDITGQRKVRLASGREASALEVQREYYEKAVDFVDRRGIRNGTVAQVLELWGRTLDAIESERLDRIETEIDWVMKHRLIERYRAKHNMTMSNPRVAQIDLAYHDIHRRRGLYYLLQKNGQAARICNDLKIFEGKSVPPQTTRARLRGDFIRRAQEQRRDFTVDWVHLKLNDQAQRTVLCKDPFRSVDDRVEKLIAGM; encoded by the coding sequence ATGGACCGCCGCATTTTCGGGCTGGAGAACGAGTACGGCGTCACGTGCACGTTCAGGGGACAGCGCCGACTGTCTCCTGACGAAGTGGCGCGCTACCTCTTCCGCCGTGTCGTGTCATGGGGCCGCAGCAGCAATGTCTTCCTGCGGAACGGCGCCCGCCTGTACCTGGACGTGGGATCGCATCCGGAATACGCCACACCGGAATGCGACAACGTGACCGAACTGGTCACCCACGACAAGGCCGGTGAGCGCATTCTCGAGGGCCTGCTCGTCGACGCCGAACGCCGCCTGCACGAGGAGGGAATCGCGGGCGACGTCTACCTCTTCAAGAACAACACCGACTCGGCCGGAAACTCCTACGGCTGCCACGAGAACTATCTCGTCGCCCGCCACGGAGAGTTCTCCCGGCTCGCGGACATCCTCATTCCGTTCCTGGTAACCCGGCAGCTCATCTGCGGCGCGGGAAAGGTCCTCCAGACCCCGCGCGGCGCGGTGTTCTGCGTCTCCCAGCGCGCCGAGCACATCTGGGAGGGCGTCAGCTCCGCGACCACCCGCTCACGCCCCATCATCAACACCCGTGACGAGCCGCACGCGGACGCCGAGCGCTACCGCCGGCTGCACGTCATCGTCGGCGACTCGAACATGTCCGAGACGACCATGCTGCTCAAGGTCGGCGCCACCGACCTGGTGCTCCGCATGATCGAGGCCGGCACGGTGATGCGCGACCTGACCCTGGAGAACCCGATCCGGGCCATCCGCGAGGTCAGCCACGACATCACCGGGCAGCGCAAGGTCCGGCTCGCCAGCGGCCGCGAGGCCTCCGCCCTGGAGGTCCAGCGCGAGTACTACGAGAAGGCCGTCGACTTCGTCGACCGCCGCGGGATCCGGAACGGCACCGTCGCCCAGGTCCTGGAACTGTGGGGCCGTACGCTCGACGCGATCGAGAGCGAGCGGCTCGACCGGATCGAGACCGAGATCGACTGGGTCATGAAGCACCGGCTCATCGAGCGCTACCGGGCCAAGCACAACATGACCATGTCGAACCCGAGGGTCGCGCAGATAGACCTCGCCTACCACGACATCCACCGCCGTCGTGGGCTGTACTACCTGCTGCAGAAGAACGGTCAGGCGGCCCGGATCTGCAACGACCTGAAGATCTTCGAGGGCAAGTCGGTGCCCCCGCAGACCACTCGGGCCCGGCTCCGCGGCGACTTCATCCGCCGCGCCCAGGAGCAGCGACGGGACTTCACCGTCGACTGGGTGCACCTCAAGCTGAACGACCAGGCGCAGCGCACGGTGTTGTGCAAGGACCCGTTCCGCTCCGTCGACGACCGCGTCGAAAAGCTGATCGCCGGAATGTAG